A genomic stretch from Georgenia muralis includes:
- the valS gene encoding valine--tRNA ligase produces MSQTPTTRDAETLPPPSAPDKVSLEGLEDRWNAAWEHEQTYAFDRTATREQVYSIDTPPPTVSGSLHVGHVFSYTHTDVVARFQRMRGKSVFYPMGWDDNGLPTERRVQNYFGVRCDPSLPYDPDLVPPHVGGEGKSVRAADQVPVSRKNFVELCERLTAEDEQQFEALWRHLGLSVDWRQHYQTIGADARLVAQAAFLHNLERGEAYQAAAPGLWDVTFQTAVAQAELEARDYPGFFHKVAFHRPDGTEVHIETTRPELLPACVALIAHPDDERYQPLFGTTVTSPVFGVELPVLAHPAAEMDKGAGIAMCCTFGDLTDVQWWRELDLPTRPVLGRDGRILRETPEWITDPAGQEAYAEMAGKTAFSARTAVVDALRDSGDLDGEPAPTQRKTNFYEKGDKPLEIVTSRQWYIRNGGRPHTDTDGTDLRENLLARGRELDFHPDFMRVRYENWVGGLNSDWLVSRQRFFGVPIPVWYAVGADGEVDHDRVLTPEAAQLPVDPSIDVPPGYTEDQRGSVGGFVGEVDIMDTWATSSLTPQIAGGWLRDEDLFARVYPMDLRPQGQDIIRTWLFSTVVRAHLEFGALPWRHAAISGWILDPDRKKMSKSKGNVVTPMGLLEEHGSDAVRYWAASARLGTDAAFEVGQMKIGRRLAIKVLNASKFALTMAGDDPLVLDPAAVTAPIDKAMLAGLADVVETATTALEAYDHTRALEVSETYFWTFCDDYLELVKDRAYNRDGVLPAADAASARSALAIAVDTFLRLFAPVLPFATEEVWRWYRPGSVHRAAWPDAGPLRAAAADGDPALIAATGQALAALRKVKSEAKVSQRTTFARVRLALPAAQVDAVQQALTDLRAAGRVRGDLEILGSGDGEAVVTEHELDEPEQRR; encoded by the coding sequence ATGAGCCAGACGCCCACCACCCGCGACGCCGAGACCCTCCCGCCCCCGTCGGCACCGGACAAGGTCAGCCTCGAGGGTCTCGAGGACCGGTGGAACGCCGCGTGGGAGCACGAGCAGACCTACGCCTTCGACCGCACCGCCACGCGCGAGCAGGTGTACTCCATCGACACCCCGCCGCCGACCGTCTCGGGCTCCCTGCACGTCGGGCACGTCTTCAGCTACACCCACACCGACGTCGTCGCCCGCTTCCAGCGCATGCGGGGCAAGTCCGTGTTCTACCCCATGGGCTGGGACGACAACGGCCTGCCCACGGAGCGGCGCGTCCAGAACTACTTCGGCGTCCGCTGCGACCCCTCCCTGCCCTACGACCCCGACCTCGTCCCCCCGCACGTGGGCGGGGAGGGCAAGAGCGTGCGGGCCGCCGACCAGGTGCCGGTGAGCCGGAAGAACTTCGTCGAGCTGTGCGAGCGCCTCACCGCCGAGGACGAGCAGCAGTTCGAGGCGCTGTGGCGCCACCTGGGCCTCAGCGTCGACTGGCGCCAGCACTACCAGACGATCGGCGCCGACGCCCGGCTCGTGGCCCAGGCCGCGTTCCTGCACAACCTCGAGCGCGGCGAGGCCTACCAGGCCGCCGCCCCGGGCCTGTGGGACGTCACCTTCCAGACCGCGGTCGCCCAGGCCGAACTCGAGGCGCGCGACTACCCGGGCTTCTTCCACAAGGTGGCGTTCCACCGCCCGGACGGCACCGAGGTCCACATCGAGACGACGCGGCCCGAGCTGCTGCCCGCCTGCGTGGCGCTGATCGCCCACCCCGACGACGAGCGGTACCAGCCGCTGTTCGGCACCACCGTCACCTCCCCCGTCTTCGGCGTCGAGCTGCCCGTCCTGGCGCACCCGGCCGCGGAGATGGACAAGGGCGCCGGCATCGCCATGTGCTGCACCTTCGGCGACCTCACCGACGTGCAGTGGTGGCGCGAGCTGGACCTGCCCACCCGCCCGGTCCTCGGGCGCGACGGCCGGATCCTGCGCGAGACCCCCGAGTGGATCACCGACCCCGCCGGGCAGGAGGCCTACGCCGAGATGGCGGGGAAGACCGCGTTCTCCGCCCGCACCGCCGTCGTCGACGCCCTGCGCGACTCCGGCGACCTCGACGGCGAGCCGGCCCCCACCCAGCGCAAGACCAACTTCTACGAGAAGGGCGACAAGCCCCTCGAGATCGTCACCTCGCGCCAGTGGTACATCCGCAACGGCGGGCGCCCCCACACCGACACCGACGGCACGGACCTGCGCGAGAACCTCCTCGCCCGCGGGCGGGAGCTGGACTTCCACCCCGACTTCATGCGCGTGCGCTACGAGAACTGGGTCGGTGGGCTCAACAGCGACTGGCTGGTCTCGCGGCAGCGGTTCTTCGGCGTCCCGATCCCCGTCTGGTACGCCGTGGGCGCCGACGGCGAGGTCGACCACGACCGGGTCCTGACCCCCGAGGCCGCCCAGCTCCCGGTCGACCCCAGCATCGACGTCCCCCCGGGCTACACCGAGGACCAGCGCGGCTCGGTCGGCGGGTTCGTCGGCGAGGTCGACATCATGGACACCTGGGCGACGTCCTCCCTCACCCCGCAGATCGCCGGCGGGTGGCTGCGCGACGAGGACCTCTTCGCCCGCGTCTACCCCATGGACCTGCGCCCCCAGGGCCAGGACATCATCCGCACCTGGCTGTTCTCCACCGTGGTGCGCGCCCACCTGGAGTTCGGGGCGCTGCCGTGGCGGCACGCCGCGATCTCGGGGTGGATCCTCGACCCCGACCGCAAGAAGATGTCCAAGTCGAAGGGCAACGTCGTCACCCCCATGGGCCTGCTCGAGGAGCACGGCTCCGACGCCGTGCGCTACTGGGCCGCCTCGGCCCGGCTGGGTACCGATGCCGCCTTCGAGGTCGGCCAGATGAAGATCGGCCGCCGCCTGGCGATCAAGGTCCTCAACGCCAGCAAGTTCGCGCTCACCATGGCCGGGGACGACCCGCTCGTCCTCGACCCGGCGGCCGTGACTGCGCCCATCGACAAGGCGATGCTCGCCGGGCTGGCCGACGTCGTCGAGACGGCCACCACGGCTCTCGAGGCCTACGACCACACCCGGGCGCTGGAGGTCTCCGAGACCTACTTCTGGACCTTCTGCGACGACTACCTCGAGCTGGTCAAGGACCGCGCCTACAACCGTGACGGCGTCCTGCCCGCCGCCGACGCCGCCTCCGCCCGCTCGGCCCTGGCGATCGCGGTGGACACGTTCCTGCGCCTGTTCGCCCCGGTGCTGCCCTTCGCCACCGAGGAGGTGTGGCGCTGGTACCGGCCCGGCTCGGTCCACCGCGCCGCCTGGCCGGACGCCGGCCCGTTGCGCGCCGCGGCGGCCGACGGCGACCCCGCGCTCATCGCCGCCACCGGGCAGGCCCTCGCGGCCCTGCGCAAGGTCAAGTCCGAGGCGAAGGTCTCCCAGCGCACCACGTTCGCCCGGGTCCGCCTGGCCCTGCCCGCCGCCCAGGTGGACGCCGTCCAGCAGGCCCTGACGGACCTGCGGGCCGCCGGGCGGGTGCGCGGGGACCTGGAGATCCTCGGCTCCGGCGACGGCGAGGCGGTCGTGACCGAGCACGAGCTCGACGAGCCGGAGCAGCGCCGCTGA
- a CDS encoding alpha/beta fold hydrolase: MDTTRLRLPGHDVLEHTLTVPLDHATHGGERIEVFAREIVRDGGADRPHLLYLQGGPGGRADRPARITGWVDRALDDFRVVLLDQRGTGRSTPADALTVPARGDAAAQADYLAHFRADAIVADAEALRAELTDGRPWSALGQSYGGFVLTTYLSRAPHGLLEVLVTGGLPGLTAGAEDVYRLTYARTAARNAEYFARYPADERALRDVARHLGGTEERLPTGEVLSARRLRQIGIRLGADLGFHALHHVLEAPFVSVGGTRRLARTFLADTGALLSHATNPLYAVLHEPIYAQGSATRWAAHRLREEWDGFAEDADPADTSRPYHLTGEHVYPWQLREDPALAPLADAADLLAAKADFPALYDPEVLATNEVPVAAAVYVDDMFVPLELSRATAAAVRGVRPWVTNEYHHDGIRSDGERILDRLLTLARR; encoded by the coding sequence ATGGACACCACCCGCCTCCGCCTGCCCGGCCACGACGTCCTCGAGCACACCCTCACCGTGCCCCTGGACCACGCCACCCACGGCGGGGAGCGGATCGAGGTCTTCGCCCGCGAGATCGTGCGCGACGGTGGCGCCGACCGCCCGCACCTGCTCTACCTCCAGGGCGGCCCCGGCGGCCGGGCGGACCGGCCCGCCCGGATCACCGGCTGGGTCGACCGCGCTCTGGACGACTTCCGCGTCGTCCTGCTCGACCAGCGCGGCACCGGCCGCTCGACCCCCGCCGACGCCCTGACCGTCCCCGCCCGCGGCGACGCCGCCGCCCAGGCCGACTACCTCGCCCACTTCCGGGCCGACGCGATCGTCGCCGACGCCGAGGCCCTGCGCGCCGAGCTCACCGACGGTCGGCCGTGGTCGGCCCTGGGGCAGTCCTACGGCGGGTTCGTCCTGACGACCTACCTCTCCCGGGCCCCGCACGGCCTGCTCGAGGTGCTCGTCACCGGCGGCCTGCCCGGACTGACCGCCGGCGCCGAGGACGTCTACCGCCTCACCTACGCCCGCACCGCCGCGCGCAACGCCGAGTACTTCGCCCGCTACCCGGCGGACGAGCGGGCCCTACGCGACGTCGCGCGGCACCTGGGCGGCACCGAGGAGCGCCTGCCCACCGGCGAGGTGCTCTCCGCCCGTCGGCTGCGCCAGATCGGCATCCGGCTCGGCGCCGACCTCGGCTTCCACGCCCTCCACCACGTCCTCGAGGCGCCGTTCGTCTCGGTCGGCGGCACCCGCCGCCTCGCCCGCACCTTCCTCGCCGACACCGGCGCCCTGCTCAGCCACGCCACGAACCCCCTCTACGCGGTCCTGCACGAGCCGATCTACGCGCAGGGCTCGGCCACCCGCTGGGCCGCCCACCGCCTGCGCGAGGAGTGGGACGGCTTCGCCGAGGACGCCGACCCGGCCGACACGTCCCGGCCCTACCACCTCACCGGGGAGCACGTGTACCCCTGGCAGCTGCGGGAGGACCCGGCCCTCGCCCCGCTCGCGGACGCCGCCGACCTCCTCGCCGCCAAGGCCGACTTCCCCGCCCTGTACGACCCCGAGGTGCTGGCGACCAACGAGGTGCCCGTCGCCGCGGCCGTGTACGTGGACGACATGTTCGTCCCGCTCGAGCTCTCCCGCGCCACCGCCGCCGCGGTGCGGGGGGTGCGGCCGTGGGTGACGAACGAGTACCACCACGACGGCATCCGCTCCGACGGCGAACGGATCCTCGACCGGCTGCTCACCCTCGCCCGGCGGTGA
- a CDS encoding PfkB family carbohydrate kinase yields MSTDPRTLDLLVTGQVFVDIVFTGLPETPRPGTEVWASGMGSAPGGIANLAVAAARLDLRTGLAAAFGDDAYADWLWTVLGEQEGVDLSAARRYRHWHSSVTVSVALDGDRSMITHGHPDPEPAAVLAAAAPPARAVVVDVLAAGEPWWRPRADAGALVVADGGWDTTGRWDPARLAAALAGCAVFTPNADEAMAWTRTSSPAAAARALAEHVPLAVVTLGADGALAVDAATGAEVRVEPLSVVAVDPTGAGDVFTAALVTATLQGWELEQRLRFAVLCSALAVQHFGGSLAAPGWGDLADWWSATVASARTGDSTARATAEHYAFLGEALQGHPLARVRRAEATLARFSDAQPAEGPAPTLRDH; encoded by the coding sequence ATGAGCACCGACCCCCGCACCCTCGACCTGCTCGTCACCGGCCAGGTCTTCGTCGACATCGTCTTCACCGGCCTGCCCGAGACCCCGCGCCCGGGCACCGAGGTGTGGGCGAGCGGCATGGGCTCCGCGCCCGGCGGCATCGCCAACCTCGCCGTCGCCGCGGCCCGGCTGGACCTGCGCACCGGCCTGGCCGCCGCGTTCGGCGACGACGCCTACGCGGACTGGCTGTGGACGGTCCTCGGGGAGCAGGAGGGCGTCGACCTCTCCGCCGCACGCCGCTACCGGCACTGGCACTCCTCCGTCACGGTCTCGGTCGCGCTCGACGGCGACCGGTCGATGATCACCCACGGCCACCCGGACCCCGAGCCCGCCGCGGTCCTGGCCGCGGCCGCCCCGCCCGCACGCGCCGTCGTCGTCGACGTCCTCGCCGCGGGCGAGCCGTGGTGGCGCCCGCGCGCCGACGCCGGCGCCCTGGTCGTTGCCGACGGCGGCTGGGACACCACGGGTCGGTGGGACCCCGCCCGGCTCGCCGCCGCGCTGGCGGGCTGCGCGGTCTTCACCCCCAACGCCGACGAGGCGATGGCGTGGACCCGCACCAGCTCCCCCGCCGCGGCGGCCCGGGCCCTGGCCGAGCACGTCCCGCTCGCGGTGGTCACCCTCGGCGCCGACGGCGCCCTCGCGGTCGACGCCGCCACCGGCGCCGAGGTCCGGGTGGAGCCGCTGTCGGTGGTGGCGGTGGACCCCACCGGCGCCGGGGACGTCTTCACCGCAGCCCTGGTCACGGCCACGCTGCAGGGCTGGGAGCTGGAGCAGCGCCTGCGGTTCGCGGTGCTGTGCTCGGCGCTCGCCGTCCAGCACTTCGGCGGCTCCCTCGCGGCGCCGGGGTGGGGCGACCTCGCCGACTGGTGGAGCGCCACGGTGGCGTCCGCCCGCACCGGCGACAGCACCGCCCGGGCCACGGCCGAGCACTACGCGTTCCTCGGCGAGGCCCTGCAGGGCCACCCGCTCGCCCGGGTGCGGCGGGCCGAGGCCACCCTCGCCCGGTTCTCCGACGCCCAGCCGGCCGAGGGCCCGGCCCCGACCCTGCGCGACCACTGA
- a CDS encoding 6-phospho-beta-glucosidase translates to MLTIVGGGGFRVPLVHQALLAARDRVDVSDVVLLDTDPRRLAVMTDVLAQAGPSGGPRVRATTEPEEALTGADVVFAAVRVGGTAGRTRDERDAMAEGLLGQETVGPGGLAYALRTVPVVDALAEQIAEHAPAAWTITFTNPASIVTEAMRDRLGDRVVGICDTPIALVRNALRALGLDPRGFDTGEVAVDYAGLNHLGWLRGLHCDGTDLLPGLLADDAALAGIEEARLMGADWLRALRAIPNEYVYYYDFAREAVAALAAAPHTRGEYLAEQQETFYAAASARPGEAHALWRAALAEREATYMATERESADAGQRGAEDLGGGYHEVAVDLMAALLGGEEHRMILDVANDAGGGTPVVPGLPTDAVVEVPVLASAAGVRPLPTRTGLDPVMTARLQAVKAAERLTIEAARTESVTTAWRALAAHPLVDSVAVARRLAERALGGR, encoded by the coding sequence ATGCTCACGATCGTCGGCGGGGGCGGGTTCCGCGTGCCCCTCGTCCACCAGGCCCTGCTCGCCGCCCGGGACCGGGTCGACGTCAGCGACGTCGTCCTCCTCGACACCGACCCGCGCCGGCTCGCGGTGATGACCGACGTCCTCGCCCAGGCCGGGCCGTCCGGCGGCCCGCGGGTCCGGGCGACCACCGAGCCCGAGGAGGCACTGACGGGCGCCGACGTCGTCTTCGCGGCCGTCCGGGTCGGTGGCACCGCCGGGCGCACCCGGGACGAGCGCGACGCCATGGCCGAGGGCCTGCTCGGTCAGGAGACGGTCGGGCCGGGCGGCCTGGCCTACGCGCTGCGGACCGTGCCCGTGGTGGACGCGCTCGCCGAGCAGATCGCCGAGCACGCCCCGGCGGCCTGGACGATCACGTTCACCAACCCCGCCTCGATCGTCACCGAGGCGATGCGCGACCGGCTCGGCGACCGCGTCGTCGGGATCTGCGACACCCCCATCGCGCTGGTGCGCAACGCCCTGCGTGCGCTGGGCCTCGACCCGCGCGGGTTCGACACCGGCGAGGTGGCCGTCGACTACGCGGGCCTGAACCACCTCGGCTGGCTGCGCGGCCTCCACTGCGACGGCACCGACCTGCTCCCCGGGCTGCTCGCCGACGACGCCGCGCTCGCCGGCATCGAGGAGGCCCGGCTCATGGGGGCGGACTGGTTGCGGGCGCTGCGCGCCATCCCCAACGAGTACGTCTACTACTACGACTTCGCCCGCGAGGCCGTCGCCGCGCTCGCCGCCGCGCCGCACACCCGCGGGGAGTACCTCGCCGAGCAGCAGGAGACCTTCTACGCCGCCGCCTCCGCCCGACCCGGTGAGGCGCACGCGCTGTGGCGGGCGGCGCTCGCCGAGCGGGAGGCCACCTACATGGCCACCGAGCGGGAGAGTGCCGATGCGGGCCAGCGGGGCGCGGAGGACCTCGGTGGCGGCTACCACGAGGTCGCCGTCGACCTCATGGCCGCGCTCCTGGGCGGCGAGGAGCACCGGATGATCCTTGACGTCGCCAACGACGCGGGCGGCGGCACGCCGGTCGTCCCGGGCCTGCCGACGGACGCCGTGGTCGAGGTGCCCGTCCTCGCCTCGGCCGCCGGGGTGCGGCCACTGCCGACGCGCACCGGCCTCGACCCGGTGATGACCGCCCGGCTCCAGGCCGTCAAGGCGGCCGAGCGGCTCACGATCGAGGCCGCCCGCACCGAGTCGGTGACGACGGCGTGGCGGGCTCTGGCCGCCCACCCCCTCGTCGACTCGGTCGCCGTGGCCCGCCGCCTGGCCGAGCGCGCCCTCGGCGGCCGGTGA
- a CDS encoding J domain-containing protein: MPDGPDSPYAVLGVDRRASAAELRRAYRRRQRKTHPDLGGDPVAFHAVQVAWERIGTPAARAAYDREAAGAPHRPGGRDEEGTRTWTSGTRRGSARAPSRARSYGHPGGASRQRFLTLVREWAGRGTALEDPYDEDLLARAPVEIRHALADALAEESTARTLGALGASWVLWHDVVTEAGEWTLRPGAPVTDPPKIDHVALGPTGLFLVQSEDWGAPVTVRGSELVSPGLPPGEEPVRAFERRARIVRSWRVAVAALVVVLPDDALAEDVILLRRAGWRHATVYAVRRRALGALLSGGTGRRIGEEEFFAVRDRLNQVIRFV, from the coding sequence ATGCCCGACGGCCCTGACTCGCCCTACGCCGTGCTCGGTGTCGACCGCCGCGCGTCCGCGGCGGAGCTGCGCCGCGCCTACCGGCGGCGTCAGCGTAAGACCCACCCCGACCTCGGCGGCGACCCGGTGGCCTTCCACGCCGTCCAGGTGGCCTGGGAGCGGATCGGCACCCCGGCCGCGCGGGCCGCCTACGACCGCGAGGCCGCCGGCGCACCGCACCGGCCGGGCGGCCGGGACGAGGAGGGCACCCGGACGTGGACGTCGGGGACCCGGCGCGGCAGCGCCCGGGCACCGTCGCGGGCCCGCTCCTACGGTCACCCGGGCGGCGCGTCCCGCCAGCGCTTCCTCACCCTGGTGCGCGAGTGGGCCGGGCGCGGCACCGCGCTCGAGGACCCCTACGACGAGGACCTCCTCGCCCGCGCCCCGGTGGAGATCCGCCACGCCCTGGCCGACGCCCTCGCCGAGGAGAGCACGGCCCGCACCCTTGGTGCGCTCGGCGCGTCCTGGGTGCTGTGGCACGACGTCGTCACCGAGGCGGGGGAGTGGACGCTGCGCCCGGGGGCCCCGGTCACCGACCCGCCCAAGATCGACCACGTGGCTCTGGGCCCCACCGGTCTGTTCCTCGTGCAGTCCGAGGACTGGGGCGCGCCCGTGACCGTGCGGGGCAGCGAGCTCGTCAGCCCGGGCCTGCCGCCGGGGGAGGAGCCCGTGCGCGCCTTCGAGCGGCGGGCCCGGATCGTGCGGTCGTGGCGGGTGGCGGTCGCTGCCCTGGTGGTGGTCCTCCCCGACGATGCCCTGGCGGAGGACGTCATCCTGCTGCGCCGGGCCGGGTGGCGACACGCCACCGTGTACGCCGTGCGCCGCCGCGCACTCGGTGCCCTGCTCAGCGGCGGAACGGGGCGGCGGATCGGCGAGGAGGAGTTCTTCGCCGTCCGTGACCGGCTCAACCAGGTGATCCGGTTCGTCTGA
- a CDS encoding helix-turn-helix domain-containing protein produces the protein MPIVVELDALLARRKISVGDFATAVGITPANIAVLKNGRAKAIRFSTLDAICRVLECQPGEILKWIPDLQD, from the coding sequence ATGCCCATCGTCGTCGAACTGGATGCTCTGCTTGCACGCCGGAAAATCTCGGTAGGCGATTTTGCTACCGCCGTGGGTATTACACCCGCCAACATCGCCGTACTCAAGAACGGTCGCGCGAAGGCAATACGATTCTCGACGCTAGATGCGATCTGTCGCGTGCTCGAGTGTCAGCCGGGTGAAATTCTTAAATGGATACCTGACCTGCAGGATTGA
- a CDS encoding DUF2975 domain-containing protein, whose protein sequence is MSIIAARLLRGALGALLLGALLTQVLVPIAATEIGAEYPEVAYLVIPYSVAAILAIACIQAALCAVWRLLGLVTGGGIFTSRALRWVDVITWCAIAITLLTAGIMVHLVGVVQVGGPGVVLVMAASVTSGTALVLLMLVVRGLLKVSIEYRTELDVVI, encoded by the coding sequence GTGAGCATCATCGCTGCGAGGCTGTTGAGGGGGGCGTTAGGCGCACTTCTTCTCGGTGCGCTGCTGACGCAAGTACTGGTGCCGATCGCCGCCACCGAGATCGGAGCGGAGTACCCAGAGGTCGCCTACCTTGTCATTCCCTACTCCGTAGCCGCCATCCTCGCGATCGCATGCATTCAGGCAGCGTTGTGTGCGGTGTGGCGGCTGCTAGGTCTAGTCACAGGAGGCGGAATATTTACTTCCCGTGCCCTCCGCTGGGTAGACGTCATCACGTGGTGCGCCATCGCAATCACGCTCTTAACAGCGGGCATCATGGTTCATTTAGTTGGTGTCGTCCAGGTCGGGGGACCTGGAGTCGTTCTCGTTATGGCCGCAAGCGTGACCAGTGGCACCGCGCTCGTACTGCTTATGCTCGTCGTGCGTGGCCTACTGAAGGTGTCCATCGAGTATCGAACTGAACTCGACGTTGTGATCTGA
- a CDS encoding aldo/keto reductase gives MITRTLGRTGLEVSALGLGCMGLSHGYGAAVDQQDGIALIRAAVDQGVTFFDTAQVYGPFTNEELVGKALAPVRDEVVIATKFGFSFDGTTSTGLDSRPEHIRATVEESLRRLRTESIDLLYQHRVDPDVPIEDVAGTVKDLIADGKVKHFGLSEAGVSTIRRAHAVQTVTALQSEYSLFWREPEAEILPTLIELGIGLVPFSPLGKGFLTGEITTATTFDDGDLRNTLPRFTEDARATNQALVDVVKDIAARRDATAGQVALAWLLAQHPSIVPIPGTTKQHRLTENNGATQLRLTAEDLTELTDASDRADIQGARYPEHMQRWIDR, from the coding sequence ATGATCACTCGCACCCTCGGCCGCACCGGCCTGGAGGTCTCCGCCCTCGGCCTCGGATGCATGGGCCTGAGCCACGGCTACGGCGCCGCGGTCGACCAGCAGGACGGCATCGCGCTCATCCGTGCCGCCGTCGACCAGGGCGTCACCTTCTTCGACACCGCCCAGGTGTACGGCCCCTTCACCAACGAAGAGCTCGTCGGCAAGGCCCTGGCACCCGTACGTGACGAGGTGGTCATCGCCACCAAGTTCGGCTTCTCCTTCGACGGCACGACATCCACCGGGCTCGACAGCCGCCCCGAGCACATCCGCGCCACCGTCGAGGAGTCCCTGCGCCGCCTGCGCACCGAGTCCATCGACCTGCTCTACCAGCACCGCGTCGACCCCGACGTCCCCATCGAGGACGTCGCCGGCACCGTGAAAGACCTGATCGCCGACGGCAAGGTCAAGCACTTCGGCCTCTCCGAGGCCGGCGTCTCCACCATCCGCCGCGCACACGCCGTCCAGACGGTTACCGCGCTGCAGAGCGAGTACTCCCTCTTCTGGCGCGAGCCGGAGGCCGAGATCCTGCCGACCCTGATCGAGCTGGGCATCGGCCTCGTGCCGTTCAGCCCGCTCGGCAAGGGCTTCCTCACCGGCGAGATCACCACCGCCACGACGTTCGACGACGGCGACCTGCGCAACACCCTGCCCCGCTTCACCGAGGACGCCCGCGCCACCAACCAGGCACTCGTCGACGTCGTCAAGGACATCGCCGCCCGCCGCGACGCCACCGCAGGTCAGGTCGCCCTGGCCTGGCTCCTCGCCCAACACCCGTCGATCGTGCCCATCCCAGGCACCACCAAGCAGCACCGCCTGACCGAGAACAACGGCGCCACCCAACTGAGACTGACCGCCGAGGACCTCACCGAACTCACCGACGCCTCGGACCGGGCAGACATCCAGGGCGCCCGCTACCCCGAGCACATGCAGCGGTGGATCGACCGCTAA
- a CDS encoding aldo/keto reductase: MQTVTLNNGVEMPILGFGVFQVPAEETERVVTDALAAGYRHLDTAAAYGNEEAVGRAIKASGIAREELFVTTKLWIHSGGEEGTKRAFDTSLQLLGLDRLDLYLIHQPFGDVYSSWRAMQDLHRQGAIRAIGVSNFHPDRLVDLIDHNEITPAVNQIETHPYHQRVADQQVMTDRGVQIESWGPLAEGKNGIFNDPVLTAIGRAHGKSVAQVALRWLIQRGVVVIPKSSRPERMAENFDVFDFELTDEDTARIATLDTGVSVAFDHRDPVMVSALNSRRSS, translated from the coding sequence ATGCAGACAGTCACCCTGAACAACGGCGTCGAGATGCCGATCCTCGGCTTCGGCGTCTTCCAGGTCCCCGCCGAGGAGACCGAGCGCGTCGTGACCGACGCCCTGGCCGCCGGGTACCGCCACCTGGACACCGCCGCCGCCTACGGCAACGAGGAGGCCGTGGGCCGTGCCATCAAGGCCAGCGGCATCGCCCGCGAGGAGCTGTTCGTCACCACCAAGCTGTGGATCCACTCCGGTGGCGAGGAGGGCACCAAGCGTGCCTTCGACACCTCCCTGCAGCTGCTCGGGCTGGACCGCCTGGACCTGTACCTGATCCACCAGCCCTTCGGTGACGTCTACAGCTCCTGGCGGGCGATGCAGGACCTGCACCGCCAGGGCGCCATCCGGGCCATCGGAGTCTCGAACTTCCACCCCGACCGGCTCGTGGACCTCATCGACCACAACGAGATCACTCCGGCCGTGAACCAGATCGAGACCCACCCCTACCACCAGCGCGTGGCCGACCAGCAGGTCATGACCGACCGCGGCGTCCAGATCGAGTCCTGGGGCCCGCTCGCCGAGGGCAAGAACGGCATCTTCAACGACCCGGTCCTGACCGCCATCGGCCGGGCCCACGGCAAGTCGGTCGCCCAGGTCGCCCTGCGTTGGCTGATCCAGCGCGGTGTGGTCGTGATCCCCAAGTCGTCCCGACCGGAGCGCATGGCCGAGAACTTCGACGTCTTCGACTTCGAGCTCACCGACGAGGACACGGCACGCATCGCCACGCTGGACACCGGCGTCAGCGTCGCCTTCGACCACCGCGACCCCGTGATGGTCAGCGCCTTGAACAGCCGCCGGAGCAGCTGA
- a CDS encoding helix-turn-helix transcriptional regulator: protein MDQRDEVRDFLSSRRARLRPTDVGLPAGTGRRRVAGLRRDEVAVLAGVSSEYYARLERGNLSGASDAVLDAIAAALRLDEAEHLHLRNLAQAASQPARRRRTPAPRNHVQASLQRVLDAMTTVPAYVRDSRMDIVADNALARELLSPVYRFAEHTGTAPNSARYAFLDASARDYYPDWKQVTHDCVAALHGAAGHNPYDKPLSDLVGELSTRSETFRTLWATHDVRLHRTGIKRLHHPEVGVLALEYDVMELVHPPGLVFIAYSAAPDTPGADGLALLASLAASRTDALTAPGA from the coding sequence ATGGACCAACGTGATGAGGTGCGCGACTTCCTCAGCTCGCGTCGTGCGCGGCTGAGGCCGACCGACGTCGGGCTCCCCGCCGGCACCGGACGACGCCGGGTAGCGGGGCTGCGACGCGACGAGGTCGCCGTCCTGGCGGGTGTCTCCTCGGAGTACTACGCCCGCCTGGAGCGGGGGAACCTCTCCGGCGCCTCCGACGCGGTCCTGGACGCGATCGCGGCGGCGCTGCGGCTGGACGAGGCCGAGCACCTGCACCTGCGTAACCTCGCCCAGGCCGCCAGCCAGCCCGCCCGCCGGCGCCGCACCCCGGCGCCCCGCAACCACGTCCAGGCTTCGCTGCAGCGGGTCCTGGACGCGATGACCACCGTGCCGGCCTACGTCCGCGACTCCCGCATGGACATCGTGGCCGATAACGCCCTTGCGCGTGAGCTGCTCAGCCCTGTCTATCGCTTCGCCGAGCACACCGGCACCGCACCCAACAGCGCCCGGTATGCCTTCCTCGACGCCTCGGCGCGCGACTACTACCCCGACTGGAAGCAGGTCACGCACGACTGCGTCGCGGCGCTGCACGGCGCCGCGGGGCACAACCCCTACGACAAGCCGCTGTCCGACCTGGTCGGTGAGCTGTCGACCCGCTCGGAGACGTTCCGCACCCTGTGGGCCACCCACGACGTCCGCCTGCACCGCACGGGGATCAAGCGCCTGCACCACCCCGAGGTCGGCGTCCTCGCCCTGGAGTACGACGTCATGGAACTCGTCCACCCGCCCGGCCTGGTGTTCATCGCCTACAGCGCCGCACCCGACACACCCGGCGCCGACGGTTTAGCCCTCCTGGCGTCGCTAGCTGCGTCCCGTACCGACGCGCTGACCGCGCCGGGCGCATGA